TGAAGATATTCATATGGCTATTGAAAAAAGACTTAGTATTTTAATAGGTGCAAGTGCTGGTAAGCTTCACACTGCAAGAAGTAGAAACGACCAAACCGCACTAGATGGAATATTACAAATGAAAGAATTTGTATTAGGAATTAAAGCTAATTTAAAAGAATTAATGCAAGAGATTTTAAACCAAGCTAAGATAAATTTAGACTTAATTATGCCAGGCTTTACTCATCTTCAAACCGCTCAACCGATTTTATATTCGCATTGGATAATGGCGTATTTTTGGATGTTTAAAAGAGATTATGATAGATTTTTAAATCTATACAATTCATTAAACGAATGCCCGCTAGGCTCGGCTGCACTTGCTGGGACTACTTTTAATATAGATAGATTTTTTAGCGCAAATGAACTTGGCTTTGCAAAGCCAAGTGAAAATAGTATTGATAGTGTTAGCAATAGAGATTATATGCTTGAGTTTTGTAGTGTTAGTGCAATTTGTTTTAGCCATCTTTCACGCCTTTGTGAAGAGCTAATTATTTTTAATTCAAATGATTATAAATTCATTGAGCTAAGTGATGATTTTTGCACGGGTTCAAGCATAATGCCACAGAAAAAAAACCCCGATGTATGCGAAAAAATGCGTGGCAAAACAGGTAGAATTTATGGCAATCTAATCTCAATGCTAACTATTATGAAAGGTTTGCCACTAGCTTATAATACCGATATGAGCGAAGATAAAGCAAGTGTTTATGATACGCAAGATACCATAAAAGATAGTCTAATAATAATTACAAAACTAATTGCAAAAATGAAACCAATTAAAGAAAATATGCTAAGAGCAGCTGCTAATGGATATTCAAATGCTACTGATTTGGCTGATTATTTAGCTAAAAAAGGTGTGCCATTTAGAAAAGCTCACGAAATTACGGGAAAATTAGTAAGCTATGCAATCTCAAAAAAACTTAAATTAGATGAATTAAGCTTAGATGAATTAAGGCTTGAGTGTGATTTAATTGAAGATGATATTTATAAAGCAATTGATTTAAAAACTTGCGTTGATTTAAGAAATTCTTATGGTGGGACATCAGAAAACGCAGTAAAAACCCAACTCCTAAACGCTCAAAAAACATTAGAAAATCTAGGAATTTAATTTGAAACTATGTTTAAAGATAGTAAAAGCTATCTTTAAACTTGCAATTTATTATCTTAATAATTAAGCTTTTTATTTATATCTAATCATATTTTAAATTCATAAAACCTAA
This is a stretch of genomic DNA from Campylobacter sp. RM12651. It encodes these proteins:
- the argH gene encoding argininosuccinate lyase; amino-acid sequence: MKKLWGGRFSQATDKLVENYTATLPLENRLALIDIKGSIAHAKMLERQKIINSQELAEILKGLEIIQNEFIEHKFEFNISDEDIHMAIEKRLSILIGASAGKLHTARSRNDQTALDGILQMKEFVLGIKANLKELMQEILNQAKINLDLIMPGFTHLQTAQPILYSHWIMAYFWMFKRDYDRFLNLYNSLNECPLGSAALAGTTFNIDRFFSANELGFAKPSENSIDSVSNRDYMLEFCSVSAICFSHLSRLCEELIIFNSNDYKFIELSDDFCTGSSIMPQKKNPDVCEKMRGKTGRIYGNLISMLTIMKGLPLAYNTDMSEDKASVYDTQDTIKDSLIIITKLIAKMKPIKENMLRAAANGYSNATDLADYLAKKGVPFRKAHEITGKLVSYAISKKLKLDELSLDELRLECDLIEDDIYKAIDLKTCVDLRNSYGGTSENAVKTQLLNAQKTLENLGI